The Pseudomonas aeruginosa genome includes the window CGCTACCTGGCCGACAAAGGCCTGCCGCTGACCCGCACCTACAGCCTGATCGGTGCGCGCCTGCCCAATCGCGAGGAGGCGGCGCGCCTGCTGATGCCCCGCCATGCGCCGTTGCTCACCGTCCTCACCCTGTCCCGCGACCGTACCGGCCAACCGGTGGAACTGGCCCAGTCGATCAGCCGCGCCGATCGCTTCCAGTACCAGGTCGCCCCCTAGGAGAAGCCCATGACCGCCTTGCATTCCGATCCCACCATCGCCGCACGACAGCGCTGGATGGGCGTGCTCGCCCGCGCCCGTCGCGAGGAGCTGGACGCCCATGCGGACGCCCTGCGCGATGCCGACTATCACCTGCTGCGCGCCGCCGAGACCGGCATGACCCTGGTGCGCGGACGCATGGGCGGCACCGGCAGCCCGTTCAACCTCGGCGAGATGACCGTGACCCGCTGCGTGGTGCGGCTCGGTGACGGACGCACCGGCTACAGCTATGTCGCCGGGCGCGACAAGCGCCACGCCGAACTGGCCGCCCTGGCCGACGCGCACCTGCAGGGCGCCGACGCGGCGGCCTGGCAGGCGCGCCTGATCGAACCGCTGGCCCGCACCCAGGCCGAGCGCCGCGCCGCCCAGGAGGCGGAAATCGCCACTACCAAGGTGGAGTTCTTCACCCTGGTCCGAGGAGAAGATTGATGACCAGCGCTTCGCTTCCCAGCCCGGCGGATACCGCCGCGCTATTGCAACCGGCGTTCCAGGACCCGGTCCTGGATGCCCAGCGGAGTTTCCGCGCGGCGCTCAAGGCCCTCGCCGAACCGGGGCTGGTGCGCAACCTCGACCGCGCACCGGCGCTGGCCGCGTTGCAACCGGCCAGCTACGCGCTGTGCCTGAGCTTCCTCGACTCCGACACCCCGCTGTGGCTGGCGCCGGGTCTCGACAGCCCGACGTTGCGCGCCAACCTGGCCTTCCATTGCGGCTGCCCGATCGTCGCCGAGCGTGAGCAGGCGCTGTTCGCCTTGCTCGACGAAGGCGAGCTGGACGACCTGAGCGGCTTCGACAGCGGCAGCGACCGTTATCCGGACCAGTCCTGCACCCTGCTGATCCAGCTTGCCGGCCTCGATGGCGGCGCCTCGCTGGAGTGGCGCGGACCGGGCATCGCCGAAGTGCGCCAGGTGGCGTTGCCGGTGAGCGCCGGGTTCTGGGCACAGCGCGCCGCACGCACCGAATTCCCCAGGGGCCTGGATGCCTTCTTCGCCGCCGGCGAGCGCATCCTCGGCCTGCCACGCAGTACCCGGGTCAGCGAACCCGTCGAGGAGGTGGCCTGATGTACGTAGCCGTCAAGGGTGGCGAGAAGGCCATCGACAACGCCCATCGCCTGCTGGCGCACAAGCGCCGCGGCGATACCGCGCTGCCGGAGCTGTCGGTGGAGCAGATCCGCCAGCAGATGCCGCTGGCCGTGTCGCGGGTGATGACCGAGGGTTCGCTGTACGACGAGCAACTGGCGGCACTGGCGATCAAGCAGGCGGCCGGCGACCTGATGGAAGCGATCTTCCTTCTCCGCGCCTACCGCACCACGCTGCCGCGCTTCGCCGCCAGCCTGCCGCTGGACACCGCCGGGATGCGTCTGCAACGACGGATCTCGGCGACCTACAAGGACCTGCCGGGCGGGCAACTGCTCGGTCCGACCTTCGACTATACCCATCGCCTGCTCGACTTCAGCCTGCTCGCCGAGGGCGACTACCCCGGCCCCGAAGTGGAGCGGGGCGCGTCCCTGGAGCCTTGTCCGCGCGTGCTCGGCCTGCTCGACCGGGAAGGCCTGATGACGCCGGAGTACGAGCTGCCCGGCGCGGTGCCGGATATCACCCGCGAGCCGCTCGACTTCCCCACCGGCCGCGCCCAGCGCCTGCAGGCCCTGGCCCGCGGCGACGAGGGCTTCCTTCTCGCCCTGGGCTATTCGACCCAGCGCGGCTACGGCCGCAACCATCCGTTTGCCGGGGAGATCCGCATCGGCGCCTGCGAGGTCTGGCTGGAGCCCGAGGAACTCGGCTTCGCGGTGCCGGTGGGCGAGATCGAGGTCACCGAGTGCGAGATGGTCAACCAGTTCGTCGGTTCCCGCGAGGAACTGCCGCAATTCACCCGTGGCTACGGCCTGGCCTTCGGCTACGCCGAGCGCAAGGCGATGGGCATGGCCCTGGTCGACCGCGCCCTGCGCGCCGAGGAATACGGCGAGGAGGTGGTGTCGCCGGCGCAGCAGGAAGAGTTCGTCCTGATGCACTGCGACAACGTCGAGGCCGGCGGCTTCGTCTCGCACCTGAAGCTGCCGCACTACGTCGATTTCCAGTCCGAGCTGGAGCTGATTCGCAAGCTGCGTCGTCCCGGCGTCGCCGAATCCGCGCAACCCACTGACCAGGAGAAGCGCGCATGAGCCTTTCCCCGCAAGCCAGCGCCGCGCCGGAGCAGGGCTACAACTTCGCCTACCTCGACGAGCAGACCAAGCGCATGATCCGCCGCGGCCTGCTCAAGGCGGTGGCGATCCCCGGCTACCAGGTGCCCTTCGGCGGCCGCGAGATGCCGCTGCCCTACGGCTGGGGCACCGGCGGCATGCAGGTGACCGCGGCCATCCTCGGTGCCGACGACGTGCTCAAGGTGATCGACCAGGGCGCCGACGACACCACCAACGCGGTATCCATCCGGCGTTTCTTCGCCCGCACCGCCGGGGTCGCCACCACCGAACGGACCCCGGAGGCGACGGTGATCCAGACCCGCCACCGGATACCGGAAACCGCCCTGAGCGGCGAGCAGATCATGGTCTACCAGGTGCCGATCCCCGAGCCGCTGCGCTTCATCGAGCCTTCCGAGGCGGAGACCCGGACCATGCATGCGCTCGACGACTACGGGGTGATGCACGTGAAGCTCTACGAGGACATCGCCACCTTCGGCCATATCGCCACCAGCTATGCCTACCCGGTGACGGTGGACGAGCGCTACGTGATGGATCCCTCGCCAATTCCCAAGTTCGACAACCCCAAGCTGGACATGAGCCCGGCGCTGATGCTGTTCGGCGCCGGTCGCGAGAAACGCCTGTACGCGGTACCGCCGTTCACCCGGGTGGCGAGCCTGGACTTCGAGGACCACCCCTTCGAAGTCCAGCGCTGGGAAGAAAGCTGCGCCTTCTGCGGCAGCCACGAGTCCTACCTGGACGAACTGATCGTCGACGACCGTGGCGGCAAGCGCTTCGTCTGTTCCGACACCGATTACTGCACGCAGCGGCGTGCCTGCCAGGAAGAAGGGGAGGACGCGCAATGAACGCGGTCTGCGAATCCATCGATGCGAACCTCGACGCGCGCGATCGGCCGCTGCTCTTGGTGCGTGGCCTGACCCGCCTGTACGGGCCGGAAAAGGGCTGCCAGGAGGTCGACTTCGATCTCTACCCCGGCGAGGTGCTGGGCATCGTCGGTGAGTCCGGCTCGGGCAAGTCGACCCTGCTCTCGTTGCTCTCCGGGCGCTGTCCGCCGGACGCCGGCACGGTCGCCTACCGCGACGACGGCGACCGCTGGCTGGACCTCTACGCCGCCAGCGAAGCCGAGCGGCGCACCCTGCTGCGCACCGAGTGGGGCTTCGTCGAGCAGAACCCGCGCGACGGCCTGCGCATGGGCGTGTCCGCCGGCGCCAACATCGGCGAACGGCTGATGGCCCAGGGCGTGCGCCACTACGGTCGGCTGCGCCAGGCCGGGTTGGACTGGCTGGAACAGGTGGAGATCGATCCGCTGCGCATCGACGACCTGCCGCGAACCTTTTCCGGCGGCATGCAGCAGCGCCTGCAGATCGCCCGCAACCTGGTCTCGGCGCCACGCCTGGTGTTCATGGACGAACCCACCGGCGGCCTCGACGTGTCGGTGCAGGCGCGCCTGCTCGACCTGCTGCGCGGCCTGGTGCGCGAGCTGGACCTGGCGGTGGTGATCGTCACCCACGACCTGGCGGTGGCGCGCCTGCTCGCCGACCGCCTGATGGTCATGCGCCGTTCGCGGGTGGTGGAAGCCGGTCTCACCGACCAGATTCTCGACGACCCGCAGCATCCGTACACGCAATTGCTGGTGTCGTCGGTCCTGCAACCCTGAGCCGAAGCGTCGGCGCCGGTCCGCGCGACGGGCGCCCGGAGAAGTAGCGATGAACAACCTGATCGAGGTCCGCGACCTCAGCAAGACCTTCACCCTGCACCAGCAACAGGGCGTAGTGCTCAATGTGCTGCGCGGGCTCAACTTCAATGTCGCCGGCGGCGAATGCCTGGTGCTCCACGGACGCTCCGGCGCCGGCAAGAGCACCCTGCTGCGCACGCTCTACGGCAACTACCTGCCGGCCGGCGGCAGCATCCGCCTGCGCCACGCCGGCGACTGGCTGGAACTGGTCGGCGCCGAGCCTCGCGAGGTGCTCGCCGTGCGCCGCCAGACCCTCGGCTACGTCAGCCAGTTCCTGCGGGTGATCCCGCGGGTGGCGACCCTCGACGTGGTCATGGAGCCGGCCCTGGCCCGTGGCTGGAGCCGCGACAGCGCCGAACTGCGGGCGCGCAGCCTGCTGGCCCGGCTGAACATCCCGGAACGCCTCTGGCAACTGGCGCCGGGCACCTTTTCCGGCGGCGAGCAGCAACGCGTCAACATTGCCCGCGGCTTCATGGTCGAGTGGCCGATCCTGCTGCTCGACGAGCCGACCGCGTCCCTCGACGAAGCCAACCGCCAGGTAGTGCTGGAACTGATCGGCGAAGCCAAGGGCGCCGGCGCCGCGTTGATCGGCATCTTCCACGACCGCGCCGCCCGCGAGGCGGTGGCCAGCCGCTACCTGGACATGAGCCAGGAGCTTTCCCGCCAGGAGCAAGCCCATGTCGTCTGAACGCGTTCTCAGCAATGCCCGGGTAGTCAGCGCCGAGCGGGTCTTCGTCGGCAGCGTGCTGCTGCGCGACGGCCTGATCGCCGCGGTCGACGAAGGCCGCAGCCACCTGGCCGGGGCCGAGGACCTGGGGGGCGACTACCTGCTGCCCGGCCTGGTCGAGCTGCACACCGACAACCTGGAGAAGCACATGACCCCGCGTCCCGGCGTCGACTGGCCGTCGGCCTCGGCGGTGCTGGCGCACGACGCGCAGATCGTCGCCGCGGGAATCACCACGGTGTTCGACGCGCTGTCCATCGGCGACGTCAACCCCAAGGGCAAGCGCATGCAGCAGTTGCCGAAGATGCTCGAGGCCATCGGCGAGGCCGCCGCCAGCGGCGACGCGCGCGCCGACCATCGCCTGCACCTGCGTTGCGAGGTCAGCCATCCGCAGACGCTGGAGGTGTTCCGCGAACTGGCCGAGCATCCGCTGGTGCAACTGGTCTCGGTGATGGACCACGCCCCCGGCCAGCGCCAGTTCGCCAGGCTGGAGAAGTACCGCGAGTACTACCAGGGCAAGTACCACCTGAGCGATGCCGAGATGGACGCCTTCATCGTCGAGCAGGTAGCCAACTCCGAGCGCTACAGCGACGCCGCCCGTGCGGCCATCGTCGATGTCTGCCAGGGACGCGGCCTGTCGGTGGCCAGCCATGACGACGCGACCCTCGCGCATGTCCGCGAGTCGGCCGGCTACGGCATGGCCATCGCCGAGTTCCCGACCACCGTGGAGGCCGCCAGGGCCAGCCACGAGCACGGCCTGCAGGTGCTGATGGGCGCGCCCAACGTGGTCCGCGGCGGTTCCCACTCGGGCAACGTGGCGGCGGCGCAACTGGCGGGAATCGGCGTGCTGGATATCCTTTCCAGCGACTACTATCCGGCCAGCCTGCTGCATGCGGCCTTGCTGCTCGCCGGCGAGCACAGCGAGTATGATGCGATCCGCTACGACCTGCCGCGCGCGGTGGCGATGGTCAGCCGTACCCCGGCGCTGGCCGCCGGGCTGACCGATCGTGGCGAAATCCGCGTCGGCCTGCGCGCCGATCTGCTGCAGGCGCGGGCGCTCGGCAATAACCAGCCGGTGGTGCGTCAGGTCTGGCGCGGCGGGCAGAGAGTGTTCTGATGACAGGCAGACTGATTTATCTGATGGGGCCTTCCGGCTCGGGCAAGGACAGCCTGTTGCAGGCCGCGCGCGAGCCCCTGGCGCTGCGCGGCTGCCGTATCGTGCGGCGGGTGATCACGCGCTCCGCGGAAGCGGTGGGGGAGGACGCCCAGGCGGTGACCCCGGCGCAGTTCGACACCCTCGAGCGGGCCTCGGCGTTTGCCATGAGCTGGCGCGCCAACGGCCTTTGCTATGGCATTCCGGTGCAGATCGACGAGTGGCTGGCGCAGGGCTACGACGTGCTGGTGAACGGCTCGCGCGGCTACCTGGCGCAGGCCCGCCGGCGCTATCCGGATCTGCTCGCGGTCCTGCTCGGGGTGAAAACCGAGGTGCTGCGCCAGCGCCTGCTGGCGCGCGGCCGGGAAAGCCCCGAGGAAATCGAGGCGCGCCTGGCGCGCAACGCCGAGTTCGCCGCCGGCCTGGAGGGCCCGCTGTTCCAACTGGACAACTCCGGTGACCTCGACGACACGCTACGCAGCCTCCTGGCCCGTCTCGGCAGCGACCGCGCATGCGCCTGACCCTGCTCGGCACCGGCGACGCCCGCCAGGTGCCGGTCTACGGTTGCGATTGCCCGGCCTGTCGCAACGCCCGCGCCGACGCCGGCCTGCGTCGCCGTCCCTGTAGCGCGCTGCTGGAGTGCGCCGGCCAGCGCTGGCTGATCGACAGCGGCCTGGTCGATCTCTGCGAGCGCTTCCCGCCCCATAGCCTCGACGGCATCCTCCAGACCCATTACCACGCCGACCACGCCCAAGGCCTGCTGCACCTGCGCTGGGGCCAGGGCCTGGTGATCCCGGTGCACGGCCCGGCCGACCCGGAGGGCCTCGCCGACCTCTACAAGCATCCGGGCATCCTCGATTTCAGCCAGCCCTTCGGCGCCTTCGAGCGGCGCCAGTGGGGCGCGCTGGCGGCGACCGCGCTACCGCTGGTCCACTCGAAGCCGACCTTCGGCTACTTGCTGGAGGGGGCTTCCGAGGAAGGAACGATACGGCGTCTGGCCTACCTCACCGATACCGTCGGGCTGCCGGCGGACAGCGCCTCGCGATTGCTCGCGGCTCCGCTGGACCTGCTGGTGCTGGACTGCTCGATGCCGCCGCAGGAGCGGCCGCCGCGCAACCACAACGACCTGACGCGGGCACTGGAGTGCATCGAATCGCTGCGTCCCCGGCGGGCCGTGTTGACTCACGTCGGGCATGCGCTGGACGCCTGGCTGCTGGACCACCCCGCTGCGTTGCCCGAGGGGGTGGAACTGGCACACGACGGCATGTGCCTGCCGCTGTGAGCGACGCTGTAGCGCCCGGCAAGGCGTTGTGGGCGAAATCAGTCCAGGCTGGGATCGAAGCGGATTCGCCGACCTACCACCAGCGCAAACAGCAGCCAGGCGCCGGATATACCCAGCAGTCCCCAGGCGCACCAGGCGAGGAGGGTGGCGTCGGGCGGCAGGCTCAGCGCCAGGATCGCGCTGGCGATCACCACGAACAGAAGAATGACGGCGGATCGTGACATGGTTTCACTCCCGGAGCCCTCTCCGTCGGGCTCGCTGTTCCTTGTGCCGGCTCAGTGGCGCCGAGGTTCCGTGGCGCCCTTGTCGCTCAGCGGAAGCCTCGCTGGATATTCTTCTCCTCCGCGCTCTATCAGCCAGAGCAGCCCGTAGACGCCGACCGAAAGGGCCAGGGCGGTCAGCGGCAAAGCCAGGATCCACATGTTCTTTCTCCCTTCCGCCCGCCAGCATCCCGGGGACCTGTGCGGCGGTGTAGCGTCGTTGGATGCCGGTCTCCCGGCGCTTGCTTCGTCAGAATGTCCAGGCCTGTTCGTCGGCCGCGGTCACCAGCGCCGTGCCGCGCTCGTCCTCGCCTACGGTGACGATGCGCGGGGATTCTTCGGGCGCCTGGATCACCAGTCGCTGCGCAGCGGGTGCCCACTGCGGTGTTGCGTTGCTGTCCAGCACTACCGGCTTTTCGCCGTTGCGTTCCTGCGTCCTGTCCTCGTCGCCCAGTGCGCTGTTCTGGAAGACTACGAGAGCCAGCAGGGAAAGAAGTCCGGTGCCGACCAGGTTGCGTGAGCTGCTCATGTTCACCTCCATTTCGTAGCTTTGCCAGGCAGATGGCCAAGGTTTGATCCTGAGGGTCTTGTAGCAGCGGTTGTGCCAACTTTTTTCTATAAAAAATCCTTTTAAATCAATGAATTATATATGTGTCCGAGACTCTCTCGCATGCACTTTGCACGGATGGGCATTTTGCCGGTTGCAAAATGCATGATGCTGTCAGCCCAGATGCAGCGCCAGGCTTACGCCGTGGCTGGTGAACCCTAGCGCGGCATAGAAGCGCTGCGCGGTTTCCCGGTCCTGGTGGCTGGAAAGCGCCAGTTTGTAGCAGCCCCAACTGCGCGCGCGCTCCACGGCCCGGCCGATCAGCTCGCGGCCTACGCCCTGGCCGCGGGCGTGGCGGTCGACCACCATGTCTTCGAGAATCGCCGAGCGGGCGAAATCGTGCGCCAGGTGTTCGATCAGATGCAGGGTGCAGGT containing:
- the phnH gene encoding phosphonate C-P lyase system protein PhnH, which produces MTSASLPSPADTAALLQPAFQDPVLDAQRSFRAALKALAEPGLVRNLDRAPALAALQPASYALCLSFLDSDTPLWLAPGLDSPTLRANLAFHCGCPIVAEREQALFALLDEGELDDLSGFDSGSDRYPDQSCTLLIQLAGLDGGASLEWRGPGIAEVRQVALPVSAGFWAQRAARTEFPRGLDAFFAAGERILGLPRSTRVSEPVEEVA
- the phnG gene encoding phosphonate C-P lyase system protein PhnG yields the protein MTALHSDPTIAARQRWMGVLARARREELDAHADALRDADYHLLRAAETGMTLVRGRMGGTGSPFNLGEMTVTRCVVRLGDGRTGYSYVAGRDKRHAELAALADAHLQGADAAAWQARLIEPLARTQAERRAAQEAEIATTKVEFFTLVRGED
- a CDS encoding carbon-phosphorus lyase complex subunit PhnI, with amino-acid sequence MYVAVKGGEKAIDNAHRLLAHKRRGDTALPELSVEQIRQQMPLAVSRVMTEGSLYDEQLAALAIKQAAGDLMEAIFLLRAYRTTLPRFAASLPLDTAGMRLQRRISATYKDLPGGQLLGPTFDYTHRLLDFSLLAEGDYPGPEVERGASLEPCPRVLGLLDREGLMTPEYELPGAVPDITREPLDFPTGRAQRLQALARGDEGFLLALGYSTQRGYGRNHPFAGEIRIGACEVWLEPEELGFAVPVGEIEVTECEMVNQFVGSREELPQFTRGYGLAFGYAERKAMGMALVDRALRAEEYGEEVVSPAQQEEFVLMHCDNVEAGGFVSHLKLPHYVDFQSELELIRKLRRPGVAESAQPTDQEKRA
- the phnP gene encoding phosphonate metabolism protein PhnP; translated protein: MRLTLLGTGDARQVPVYGCDCPACRNARADAGLRRRPCSALLECAGQRWLIDSGLVDLCERFPPHSLDGILQTHYHADHAQGLLHLRWGQGLVIPVHGPADPEGLADLYKHPGILDFSQPFGAFERRQWGALAATALPLVHSKPTFGYLLEGASEEGTIRRLAYLTDTVGLPADSASRLLAAPLDLLVLDCSMPPQERPPRNHNDLTRALECIESLRPRRAVLTHVGHALDAWLLDHPAALPEGVELAHDGMCLPL
- the phnK gene encoding phosphonate C-P lyase system protein PhnK, with protein sequence MNAVCESIDANLDARDRPLLLVRGLTRLYGPEKGCQEVDFDLYPGEVLGIVGESGSGKSTLLSLLSGRCPPDAGTVAYRDDGDRWLDLYAASEAERRTLLRTEWGFVEQNPRDGLRMGVSAGANIGERLMAQGVRHYGRLRQAGLDWLEQVEIDPLRIDDLPRTFSGGMQQRLQIARNLVSAPRLVFMDEPTGGLDVSVQARLLDLLRGLVRELDLAVVIVTHDLAVARLLADRLMVMRRSRVVEAGLTDQILDDPQHPYTQLLVSSVLQP
- the phnN gene encoding phosphonate metabolism protein/1,5-bisphosphokinase (PRPP-forming) PhnN, which codes for MTGRLIYLMGPSGSGKDSLLQAAREPLALRGCRIVRRVITRSAEAVGEDAQAVTPAQFDTLERASAFAMSWRANGLCYGIPVQIDEWLAQGYDVLVNGSRGYLAQARRRYPDLLAVLLGVKTEVLRQRLLARGRESPEEIEARLARNAEFAAGLEGPLFQLDNSGDLDDTLRSLLARLGSDRACA
- a CDS encoding alpha-D-ribose 1-methylphosphonate 5-triphosphate diphosphatase — its product is MSSERVLSNARVVSAERVFVGSVLLRDGLIAAVDEGRSHLAGAEDLGGDYLLPGLVELHTDNLEKHMTPRPGVDWPSASAVLAHDAQIVAAGITTVFDALSIGDVNPKGKRMQQLPKMLEAIGEAAASGDARADHRLHLRCEVSHPQTLEVFRELAEHPLVQLVSVMDHAPGQRQFARLEKYREYYQGKYHLSDAEMDAFIVEQVANSERYSDAARAAIVDVCQGRGLSVASHDDATLAHVRESAGYGMAIAEFPTTVEAARASHEHGLQVLMGAPNVVRGGSHSGNVAAAQLAGIGVLDILSSDYYPASLLHAALLLAGEHSEYDAIRYDLPRAVAMVSRTPALAAGLTDRGEIRVGLRADLLQARALGNNQPVVRQVWRGGQRVF
- a CDS encoding alpha-D-ribose 1-methylphosphonate 5-phosphate C-P-lyase PhnJ, which gives rise to MSLSPQASAAPEQGYNFAYLDEQTKRMIRRGLLKAVAIPGYQVPFGGREMPLPYGWGTGGMQVTAAILGADDVLKVIDQGADDTTNAVSIRRFFARTAGVATTERTPEATVIQTRHRIPETALSGEQIMVYQVPIPEPLRFIEPSEAETRTMHALDDYGVMHVKLYEDIATFGHIATSYAYPVTVDERYVMDPSPIPKFDNPKLDMSPALMLFGAGREKRLYAVPPFTRVASLDFEDHPFEVQRWEESCAFCGSHESYLDELIVDDRGGKRFVCSDTDYCTQRRACQEEGEDAQ
- a CDS encoding GNAT family N-acetyltransferase translates to MNQTVAIPAAQDLPDAPRQPRIPDSPFASFDVRIASEHDAPRLSLLLQQLGSADPRPDPALLAIQLQRPRGDRVTLVAERGERLLGTCTLHLIEHLAHDFARSAILEDMVVDRHARGQGVGRELIGRAVERARSWGCYKLALSSHQDRETAQRFYAALGFTSHGVSLALHLG
- the phnL gene encoding phosphonate C-P lyase system protein PhnL — encoded protein: MNNLIEVRDLSKTFTLHQQQGVVLNVLRGLNFNVAGGECLVLHGRSGAGKSTLLRTLYGNYLPAGGSIRLRHAGDWLELVGAEPREVLAVRRQTLGYVSQFLRVIPRVATLDVVMEPALARGWSRDSAELRARSLLARLNIPERLWQLAPGTFSGGEQQRVNIARGFMVEWPILLLDEPTASLDEANRQVVLELIGEAKGAGAALIGIFHDRAAREAVASRYLDMSQELSRQEQAHVV
- a CDS encoding PA3371 family protein, with the translated sequence MSRSAVILLFVVIASAILALSLPPDATLLAWCAWGLLGISGAWLLFALVVGRRIRFDPSLD